The Providencia sp. PROV188 genome includes a region encoding these proteins:
- a CDS encoding DUF1289 domain-containing protein, with protein MAEQLEFFDIPSPCRGICQTNEQGYCRGCYRTRDERFGWLQLTNAEKRHVIRLCRQRFLRLNNKKVAQEEMNDPQQPLF; from the coding sequence ATGGCAGAACAACTTGAGTTTTTTGATATTCCAAGCCCTTGCCGTGGGATATGCCAGACCAACGAGCAGGGATATTGCCGTGGTTGTTATCGAACCCGAGATGAACGTTTTGGTTGGTTGCAGCTAACTAACGCAGAAAAACGTCATGTCATCCGTTTATGTCGCCAGCGATTTTTAAGATTAAATAATAAGAAAGTGGCTCAAGAAGAGATGAATGATCCTCAACAACCTCTATTTTGA
- a CDS encoding Grx4 family monothiol glutaredoxin: MTTIEKIERQVKENPILLYMKGSPKLPSCGFSAQAVQALSSCGERFAYVDILQNPDIRAELPKYANWPTFPQLWVDGELVGGCDIIVEMFQRGELQALIKETADKYRPADETITE; encoded by the coding sequence ATGACAACTATCGAAAAAATTGAGCGCCAAGTTAAAGAAAATCCAATCTTATTATACATGAAAGGCTCTCCAAAACTGCCTAGCTGCGGTTTTTCTGCTCAAGCTGTTCAAGCTCTGTCTTCTTGCGGTGAGCGTTTTGCTTACGTTGATATTTTACAAAACCCAGATATTCGTGCAGAGCTACCAAAATATGCTAATTGGCCAACATTCCCACAGTTATGGGTTGATGGTGAGTTAGTTGGCGGTTGTGACATTATCGTTGAGATGTTCCAACGCGGCGAATTACAAGCTCTGATCAAAGAAACTGCAGACAAATACCGTCCAGCAGATGAAACCATCACTGAGTAA
- the gloA gene encoding lactoylglutathione lyase yields the protein MRLLHTMLRVTDMQRSVDFYTKVLGMRLLRTSENTEYKYSLAFVGYSDESEGAVIELTYNWGVTEYDLGNAYGHIALGVDNVAKTCEDIRQAGGNITREAGPVKGGTTVIAFVEDPDGYKIELIENKSASKGLGN from the coding sequence ATGCGCTTACTACATACCATGCTCCGTGTTACCGACATGCAACGCTCCGTTGATTTTTATACCAAAGTATTAGGTATGCGCTTACTGCGCACGAGCGAAAATACAGAATACAAATATTCTTTAGCGTTTGTCGGTTACAGCGATGAAAGTGAAGGTGCTGTTATCGAGTTAACTTATAACTGGGGCGTAACAGAATATGACTTAGGTAATGCTTATGGTCATATTGCATTAGGTGTTGATAATGTTGCTAAAACCTGTGAAGACATTCGTCAAGCAGGTGGAAATATCACTCGTGAAGCTGGTCCAGTCAAAGGTGGTACAACCGTTATCGCATTTGTTGAAGATCCAGATGGCTATAAAATTGAGCTCATCGAAAATAAAAGTGCGAGCAAAGGATTAGGAAATTAA
- the rnt gene encoding ribonuclease T, translating to MSEKNNPNSLVNRFRGYYPVVIDVETGGFNPKTDGLLEIAAITLKMDKDGWLAIDETLHFHVEPFEGANLEPSALEFTGIDPTNPLRGAVSEYEALHAIFKTIRKGMKNTDCNRAIMVAHNANFDHSFVMNAAERSGLKRNPFHPFATFDTAALSGLVFGQTILAKACVTAGIPFDGKQAHGALYDTNRTALLFCELVNKWKKLGGWPLPSEPQ from the coding sequence ATGTCTGAAAAAAATAACCCTAACTCACTGGTTAACCGCTTCCGGGGTTACTACCCTGTCGTTATAGATGTTGAAACTGGTGGGTTCAACCCTAAAACTGATGGTCTATTAGAGATAGCGGCCATTACACTCAAAATGGACAAAGATGGCTGGCTAGCCATTGATGAAACGCTGCATTTTCATGTAGAACCATTTGAAGGTGCGAATTTGGAGCCCTCTGCACTGGAGTTCACAGGCATTGACCCCACGAACCCCCTACGTGGTGCAGTGAGTGAATATGAAGCATTACATGCCATTTTTAAAACAATTCGAAAAGGTATGAAGAATACCGATTGCAATCGCGCGATCATGGTGGCTCATAACGCAAATTTTGATCACAGCTTTGTTATGAATGCGGCAGAACGCTCTGGGTTAAAACGTAACCCATTTCATCCCTTCGCAACCTTTGATACCGCCGCACTGAGTGGATTAGTTTTTGGACAAACCATTCTTGCAAAAGCTTGTGTCACCGCAGGTATTCCATTTGATGGCAAGCAAGCCCACGGTGCCCTATACGATACTAACCGTACCGCGCTATTATTTTGCGAGTTAGTCAATAAATGGAAAAAATTAGGTGGATGGCCACTACCTAGTGAGCCTCAATAA
- the slyA gene encoding transcriptional regulator SlyA produces the protein MESQIGTELSRVVRMWRALIDYRLKPLKLTQTHWVTLHNISQLPPEQSQIQLAKAIGIEQPSLVRTLDQLEEKRLISRHTCANDRRAKRIKLTEESEPFIKTVDQVINNTRTEILSNISHDELSQLSLLLLRLEKNILRLQNDS, from the coding sequence TTGGAATCTCAAATTGGAACTGAATTATCTCGTGTAGTCCGTATGTGGCGAGCATTGATTGACTATCGCCTCAAACCACTTAAACTCACGCAAACACATTGGGTAACACTGCATAATATTAGCCAGTTACCGCCCGAGCAGTCGCAGATTCAATTGGCAAAGGCAATTGGTATTGAGCAACCTTCCTTGGTCAGAACATTAGATCAATTAGAAGAAAAAAGGCTCATTTCTCGTCATACATGTGCGAATGACCGACGTGCTAAGAGAATCAAACTCACAGAGGAATCGGAGCCTTTCATCAAAACGGTTGATCAAGTGATTAATAATACTCGGACAGAAATTTTAAGTAATATTAGTCATGATGAACTAAGTCAGTTATCTTTATTACTGCTAAGATTGGAGAAAAATATTCTACGCTTACAGAATGATTCATAG
- a CDS encoding glycine zipper 2TM domain-containing protein, whose translation MLKKVFVGVAAVVALSGCVNTSTLSGDTISAQDAKQVQTVTYGTVLNARPVTIQAGEDGNVIGAIGGAVIGGLLGNTVGGGTGKTLATAAGAIAGGLAGQQAQGALNKSQGVQLEIRLDSGKNIVVVQKQDPAAFRVGQRVMIANSGNTVTVSPR comes from the coding sequence ATGCTTAAGAAAGTTTTTGTAGGTGTTGCTGCGGTTGTTGCGTTATCTGGCTGTGTCAATACAAGTACGCTTTCTGGTGATACTATTTCAGCTCAAGATGCTAAACAAGTCCAAACTGTGACTTATGGTACCGTACTCAATGCACGCCCAGTTACCATTCAAGCGGGTGAAGATGGTAACGTAATTGGAGCAATTGGTGGTGCAGTTATCGGTGGTCTATTAGGCAATACCGTCGGTGGCGGTACTGGTAAAACGCTAGCAACAGCAGCTGGTGCAATCGCGGGTGGTTTAGCGGGTCAACAAGCACAAGGTGCCCTAAATAAAAGCCAAGGTGTGCAGCTTGAAATCCGTTTAGACAGTGGTAAAAACATTGTTGTGGTTCAGAAACAAGATCCTGCCGCTTTCCGTGTAGGTCAGCGTGTTATGATCGCAAACAGTGGAAATACAGTGACTGTGTCACCTCGATAA
- the anmK gene encoding anhydro-N-acetylmuramic acid kinase, with translation MMIKSGRYIGVMSGTSLDGVDVVLAAINDKFVAEQASLSAAFPIELKKRILNICQGQETTLSELGKIDRELGTIYADAINQLLHQTGLSPEDIIAIGCHGQTVWHEPDSETPFTMQIGDNNRIAALTGITTVGDFRRRDMAYGGQGAPLVPAFHLAVLGHPTEKRIVINIGGIANVTALLPNAYVKGYDTGPGNMLMDTWVWRNKQQAYDKDGEWAKTGTVNQALLNAMLNDSYFKRSAPKSTGREYFNMQWLEQHLAHFKLLSPEDVQATLCELTAVSIVDQVKLCGGCERLIVCGGGAQNKFLMLRLATLLPGIEVAPSDKYGLSGDDMEALAFAWLAARTVSGLSGSLASVTGASRDSILGAIYPANVDIK, from the coding sequence ATGATGATTAAATCGGGTCGCTATATCGGTGTTATGTCAGGAACCAGCCTAGATGGTGTTGATGTCGTATTAGCTGCAATTAATGATAAGTTTGTTGCAGAGCAAGCTAGCTTGAGCGCCGCATTTCCGATTGAGCTGAAAAAGCGCATTCTCAATATTTGCCAAGGGCAAGAAACAACACTTTCTGAATTGGGAAAAATAGACAGAGAACTTGGCACAATATATGCCGATGCCATTAATCAGCTGCTTCATCAAACGGGTCTATCTCCCGAAGATATTATTGCGATTGGTTGTCACGGGCAAACGGTTTGGCATGAACCTGATAGTGAAACACCATTTACTATGCAGATTGGTGATAACAATCGCATAGCGGCATTAACGGGAATAACGACTGTGGGGGATTTTCGCCGCAGAGACATGGCTTATGGTGGACAAGGTGCTCCGCTAGTTCCTGCATTTCATTTAGCCGTATTAGGGCATCCGACTGAAAAACGTATAGTGATTAACATTGGCGGGATTGCTAATGTTACTGCATTGCTGCCAAATGCATATGTAAAAGGCTATGACACAGGGCCTGGTAATATGTTAATGGACACTTGGGTCTGGCGTAACAAGCAACAAGCGTATGATAAAGATGGTGAATGGGCAAAAACGGGAACGGTGAATCAGGCATTATTAAATGCGATGCTTAATGATAGCTATTTTAAACGTTCAGCTCCTAAAAGTACTGGGCGTGAATATTTTAATATGCAATGGCTAGAGCAGCATTTGGCGCATTTTAAATTGCTATCTCCTGAAGACGTTCAAGCAACATTGTGTGAATTGACTGCCGTATCTATAGTGGATCAAGTTAAGTTATGTGGTGGCTGCGAGCGATTAATTGTTTGTGGCGGCGGCGCTCAAAATAAATTCTTAATGTTGCGATTAGCAACATTACTGCCGGGGATTGAAGTCGCGCCAAGTGATAAATATGGGCTGAGTGGTGATGATATGGAAGCACTGGCATTTGCTTGGCTTGCCGCTCGCACAGTT